In Antedon mediterranea chromosome 10, ecAntMedi1.1, whole genome shotgun sequence, one genomic interval encodes:
- the LOC140060986 gene encoding uncharacterized protein, with protein MGRSALISHQNGKKHKQQMELRFNNTTQEVNQFFSKSNPTTSTTKSNSTITSIIEQEDIPGTSVDNSIPKRTNPSGPATMQYFSSSEEIRKAEILWALFMTNRHYSNKSMDEINEVFQAMFPDSGIAAKFSCGEKKSAYVVNYGLAPYFRNVFSLSFVHFRSLLLKRVTDESDYVLLFDESLNKGTQLKQMDIHVRFWANNHVETRFFDSTFMGHATAEKVVTDFKICADKLNLAKLLQIGMDGPNVNWKFYKLLSADIKTNYNTSVLNIGSCGLHVMHNGFQSGVQSIDWKVYDILSSLQILFKDTPARREDFENATGTHVFGLKFCKHRWVENAAVAKRFLSVFPHLKTYIKQVTEKKINDPKTKSYDTLKAASVDLFTVPRMHFFVMVATQMETFLKKYQTDQPMIPFLEKDLVACLRGLLRLVIKPDVLSGLVNGQSFTNFNIDETKNHLLANKVDCGILASEHIKELIKKKKVSELQELRFKNECKTMVLTIVKKVLSKCPLGFRIVQKAKFLDPRNFCLSGNARSLNVGRLKAVLKILADNQKINHDMCDEIVNQANEFYDFVVLNNLSDFTEYDPKCRIDEFYYDRLSKTTKYHAFWGVVKLILMLSHGQATVERGFSVNKEVAAVNMSESTYVSKRVVCGHIASVGGVLSVKITPQLITSVSGARQCYNLYLDNEKRKAAESSKAIKRKSTIDELDNLKKAKKRCIADIMGLEKSSAKFSDQAESKGSLTLIAKANSLRRTASEKKEQLAQLEEDIRHKLEEIKNS; from the exons ATGGGACGGTCGGCGTTAATATCTCATCAAAACGGAAAAAAGCATAAACAACAAATGGAGTTGAGGTTTAACAATACGACGCAAGAAGTTAATCAATTTTTTAGTAAGTCCAACCCAACAACATCCACCACTAAATCTAATAGTACCATCACCAGTATTATTGAACAAGAAGACATACCAGGAACTAGTGTTGATAATAGTATACCGAAACGTACGAACCCAAGTGGCCCGGCGACGATGCAGTATTTCAGTAGTAGTGAGGAGATTCGTAAAGCAGAAATATTGTGGGCCTTATTCATGACTAACCGGCACTATTCGAACAAGTCGATGGATGAAATAAATGAAGTATTCCAGGCGATGTTTCCAGATAGTGGAATAGCTGCAAAATTTAGTTGTGGTGAAAAAAAGTCTGCTTATGTTGTTAATTATGGGTTAGCGCCATATTTTAG aaatgtttttagtCTAAGTTTTGTTCATTTTAGGTCATTACTTCTGAAACGTGTTACGGATGAGTCAGATTACGTTCTACTATTTGATGAAAGTCTAAACAAAGGTACACAACTAAAGCAAATGGATATCCATGTCCGATTTTGGGCTAACAACCACGTGGAAACTAGATTCTTTGATAGTACATTCATGGGTCATGCTACTGCTGAGAAAGTCGTCACCGATTTTAAGATATGTGCAGACAAACTAAATCTCGCAAAATTACTTCAAATCGGTATGGATGGTCCAAACGTCAATTGGAAGTTTTATAAACTTCTCTCTGCCGATATAAAGACGAATTACAATACATCAGTTCTCAACATTGGGTCGTGTGGCCTTCATGTAATGCACAATGGGTTTCAAAGTGGTGTGCAGTCAATTGATTGGAAGGTCTACGACATACTGTCTAGTTTACAAATACTGTTCAAAGACACCCCTGCTCGTCGGGAAGATTTTGAGAACGCTACTGGCACACATGTGTTTGGCCTTAAGTTTTGTAAACACAGATGGGTGGAGAATGCTGCAGTTGCGAAGCGGTTTCTCAGTGTTTTTCCGCACCTTAAAACGTACATCAAGCAGGTGAccgaaaagaaaataaatgaccCAAAAACAAAGTCGTATGACACTCTGAAGGCTGCTTCAGTAGACTTATTTACGGTGCCCAGAATGCACTTTTTTGTGATGGTGGCCACACAAATGGAAACGtttcttaaaaaatatcaaacagATCAACCAATGATACCGTTTCTTGAGAAAGATCTAGTGGCATGTTTGAGAGGGCTATTGAGATTGGTCATTAAACCAGACGTCCTTTCCGGGCTCGTGAATGGCCAAAGTTTCACTAACTTTAATATAGATGAAACGAAAAACCATTTACTTGCTAACAAAGTAGACTGTGGAATATTAGCTTCAGAGCATATAAAGGAGTTGATCAAGAAAAAGAAGGTGTCCGAGTTACAAGAACTCAGGTTTAAAAATGAGTGCAAGACCATGGTTCTTACAATTGTTAAGAAAGTGCTATCTAAATGCCCACTTGGTTTCAGAATCGTTCAAAAAGCGAAATTTCTCGATCCAAGAAATTTTTGTTTAAGTGGTAATGCGCGATCTCTTAATGTTGGTAGACTAAAGgctgtattaaaaatattagcagACAACCAAAAAATCAACCATGACATGTGTGATGAAATTGTTAATCAGGCAAACGAATTCTATGATTTTGTTgtgttaaataatttatcagATTTCACTGAATACGATCCTAAATGTAGAATTGACGAATTTTACTATGACCGCCTTAGCAAAACCACTAAGTATCACGCATTCTGGGGGGTAGTAAAATTGATTCTAATGCTTTCCCATGGCCAGGCGACTGTTGAGAGAGGTTTTAGTGTAAACAAGGAGGTAGCGGCTGTCAATATGTCAGAGAGTACATATGTTTCGAAGCGCGTTGTATGCGGTCACATAGCTTCAGTTGGTGGTGTTTTGTCTGTAAAGATAACGCCCCAATTAATTACTTCTGTGAGTGGGGCTAGGCAATGCTATAATCTCTATCTTGATAATGAAAAACGTAAAGCGGCAGAATCTTCAAAGGCTATTAAGAGAAAATCGACGATCGATGAGTTAGATAACTTAAAGAAAGCCAAAAAAAGATGTATTGCTGATATTATGGGTTTAGAAAAATCGTCTGCAAAGTTTTCCGATCAAGCTGAAAGTAAAGGTAGTCTTACCCTCATTGCCAAAGCTAATAGCTTGCGTAGAACCGCTTCTGAAAAAAAAGAGCAATTAGCTCAACTAGAGGAAGACATTAGACATAAATTAGAGGAAATCAAAAATAGCTAG
- the LOC140060987 gene encoding uncharacterized protein, translated as MALVDANYNFICVDVGNYGSSSDGGIFSRMQLKIALEENTLGIPPPKVLPDMPELGPVPHVIVGDEAFPLKTNVMRPYPGKKLDRKKRIYNYRHSRARRISENVFGILANKFRIFHRKLELKLKPANVDKVVLCATVLHNFIRKTGPTPMGSDDPDISSIESVEGLLSLEHSGFHSSKDAIDVREKLCKWFSSDVGIVSWQDRICLPSAVL; from the exons ATGGCCTTAGTAGATGCAAATTACAATTTCATCTGTGTAGACGTTGGCAACTATGGTTCTAGCAGTGATGGAGGAATTTTCTCTAGAATGCAATTAAAAATTGCTTTAGAAGAAAATACTTTAGGCATACCACCACCTAAAGTTTTACCAGATATGCCAGAGTTGGGTCCAGTGCCCCATGTGATTGTAGGGGATGAAGCATTCCCCCTCAAAACAAACGTCATGAGACCATACCCAG gtAAAAAACTTGACAGAAAAAAAAGGATATACAACTACCGCCACAGCCGTGCTAGGCGAATCTCTGAAAATGTCTTTGGCATCCTGGCCAACAAGTTTCGCATTTTTCATCGTAAGCTGGAGCTGAAGCTGAAGCCGGCCAACGTGGACAAAGTTGTACTGTGTGCAACAGTCCTGCATAATTTTATACGTAAAACGGGGCCAACACCAATGGGGTCAGATGATCCAGATATATCATCAATAGAATCAGTAGAAGGCCTACTCAGTTTGGAGCACAGTGGGTTCCACAGTAGCAAAGACGCTATTGACGTCCGAGAAAAACTGTGTAAATGGTTCAGTTCTGATGTTGGTATTGTCTCGTGGCAGGACCGAATATGTCTACCATCAGCGGTCCTATGA